A stretch of DNA from Vibrio gallaecicus:
CGAAGAAAGCTAAAAAATTGGGTGTGGTCGATGCGTGTGTCCCACAAACTATTTTGCTGAATGTCGCTAAAGATTTCGTCGAGAAGCATGCTTCTAAAGGTTCAGGTAAGAAAGGCGGAAAACGTATTGCTTCTAAGAGCAAAGCTTCCACGAAAGAGAAGATGATTTCTCGTAACGGTCTTGGAAGAAAAGTGATTTTTGAGCAAGCTGCGAAGAAAACGAATAAAAAGACGCGCGGTAATTACCCTGCGACAGATGCCATCTTGGATGTGATTCGTTACGGCTTAGAAAACGGTTTTGAAAAAGGCTTACAATACGAAGCGAAGCGATTCTCTGAATTGGTAATGACCACCGAATCTAAAGCTCTGCGCTCTATATTCTTTGCGACGACCGAAATGAAAAAAGAAAATGGTGCAGATGCAAAACCAGCGCCAGTTCAAAAAGTCGGTGTTTTAGGCGGCGGCTTGATGGGGGCGGGCATTAGCCATGTGAGCGTTGCTAAAGCGAAAGTACCAGTCCGAATTAAAGATGTTTCAAATGATGGCGTTTTGAATGCTTTAAATTACAACTTTAAGTTATTTGATAAACAACGTAAGCGTCGAATTATCAGTAAGTCAGGGTTAGAAGCGAACATGCTCCAACTTTCTGGCGGTATTGATTTTACAAGCTTTAATCATATTGATGTTGTTATCGAAGCTGTTTTTGAAGATTTGGATTTAAAGCAGTCGATGGTGGCGGATATTGAAGCGAACGCAAAAGCGAATACTATCTTTGCGACAAACACTTCTTCATTGCCGATCCATAAAATTGCAGAAAAAGCGGAACGCCCAGAAAACGTAGTAGGTCTACATTACTTCAGCCCAGCAGAAAAAATGCCTTTAGTTGAAGTTATTCCGCATGAAACTACCTCTGATGAAACCATTTCAACCGTTGTAGCGTTAGCGAAGAAACAGGGTAAAACGCCAATTGTCGTTAAAGATACGGCAGGTTTTTACGTTAACCGTATTCTAGCGCCATACATGAATGAAGCTGCGCATTTGCTTCTGGCTAATGAACCTATCGAGAAGCTAGACAGCGCATTGCTTGATTTTGGTTTCCCTGTCGGACCGATTACTTTACTTGACGAAGTTGGCGTGGATATTGGCGCGAAAATCATCCCGATTCTAGTGAATGAGTTAGGTGAAAGGTTCCAAGGACCTGATGTGTTTG
This window harbors:
- the fadJ gene encoding fatty acid oxidation complex subunit alpha FadJ, whose amino-acid sequence is MSTVIDSSTESNSTTAAQAEKAFSLTIDEQNLAWLAIDVPNEKMNTLQAAFAEEMKAVFEQLKDKQSSIKGLIVHSLKPDNFIAGADVRMLDACQTVDEAESLARQGQDMFQTLSDLPYPVVAAIHGPCLGGGLELALACDYRVCSDSDKTRLGLPEVQLGLLPGSGGTQRLPRLIGLLPSLDLILTGKQLRAKKAKKLGVVDACVPQTILLNVAKDFVEKHASKGSGKKGGKRIASKSKASTKEKMISRNGLGRKVIFEQAAKKTNKKTRGNYPATDAILDVIRYGLENGFEKGLQYEAKRFSELVMTTESKALRSIFFATTEMKKENGADAKPAPVQKVGVLGGGLMGAGISHVSVAKAKVPVRIKDVSNDGVLNALNYNFKLFDKQRKRRIISKSGLEANMLQLSGGIDFTSFNHIDVVIEAVFEDLDLKQSMVADIEANAKANTIFATNTSSLPIHKIAEKAERPENVVGLHYFSPAEKMPLVEVIPHETTSDETISTVVALAKKQGKTPIVVKDTAGFYVNRILAPYMNEAAHLLLANEPIEKLDSALLDFGFPVGPITLLDEVGVDIGAKIIPILVNELGERFQGPDVFDVLLNDGRKGRKSGKGFYTYKGKDKEVDKSVYKLLKLQPEPKLSDNDISLRCVLPMLNEAVRCLDEGIIRSPRDGDIGAIFGIGFPPFLGGPFRYMDQVGIESLVEMMNDFAKKYGDRFAPCDGLLTRAGLGETFYK